From a region of the Mycobacterium intracellulare ATCC 13950 genome:
- a CDS encoding thiamine pyrophosphate-binding protein — protein MNRPGRYLVSSGMLGRHRVVDHIVGHLAAIGVDHIFGVDGANIEDVYDAAHFCPDIDAVLAKHEFSAATMADGYSRSGAGVGVVAATSGGGALNLVAGLGESLASRVPVLALVGQPARTMDGRGSFQDTSGANGSLNAEALFSAVSVFCERLLTPADIVSLLPRAIAAARIGGPAVLLLPKDIQQAHLDAGRDDNDADGMRAAIGNPHPIVAELRRVQGRVTILAGEQVARDDARAELEELRALLHARVATVPDAKDVAAADGGPAALGVTGVMGHRNVAEAVATSAVCLIVGTRLAVTARGGLDEALAAVRTVSIGSAPPYLPCTHVHTDDLRGSLRALTHAVRHRGRPAGPRIPGAGRPAEMTPPPFTGPGVRYREAMAVLDDVVPDGSDIVVDAGNTGAAAIHYLPVRRGGRFAVALGMGGMGYSFGAGIGMTLGRANTGRPAGRTVVIAGDGAFFMHGMEVHTAVQYRLPMTFVLFNNNAHAMCVTREQLFYDDLYSYNRFRPSRLGAGLAAMFPGLAAVDVSDADGFAAAMGAALDIDGPAVVSVECAADEIPPFAPFLTAAPAKGRGVDQISLAEENLTNVAASA, from the coding sequence ATGAACCGACCGGGCCGCTACCTCGTTTCATCAGGCATGCTTGGCAGGCACCGGGTGGTCGACCATATCGTCGGGCACCTCGCGGCGATCGGAGTCGATCACATCTTCGGTGTGGACGGCGCCAACATCGAGGACGTGTACGACGCCGCGCACTTTTGCCCCGACATCGACGCGGTGCTGGCCAAGCACGAGTTCTCCGCGGCCACCATGGCCGACGGGTACAGCCGAAGCGGGGCCGGGGTGGGCGTGGTGGCCGCGACCTCGGGCGGGGGCGCGCTGAACCTCGTTGCGGGTCTGGGCGAGTCGCTGGCGAGCCGGGTTCCGGTGCTGGCGTTGGTCGGCCAGCCCGCCCGCACGATGGACGGCCGCGGCAGCTTTCAGGACACCAGCGGCGCAAACGGATCGTTGAACGCCGAGGCATTGTTCTCGGCGGTATCGGTGTTCTGCGAGCGGCTGCTGACGCCGGCCGACATCGTCTCGCTGCTGCCCCGGGCCATCGCCGCGGCGCGCATCGGCGGACCGGCGGTGTTGTTGCTGCCCAAGGACATTCAGCAGGCCCATCTTGACGCCGGGCGTGACGACAATGACGCGGATGGCATGCGGGCCGCGATCGGCAACCCGCATCCGATCGTCGCCGAGCTGCGGCGGGTGCAGGGACGGGTCACCATCCTGGCCGGCGAGCAGGTGGCGCGCGATGACGCCCGCGCCGAACTCGAAGAGCTACGCGCGCTGCTGCACGCGCGGGTGGCGACCGTGCCGGACGCGAAGGATGTCGCGGCTGCAGACGGGGGGCCGGCCGCGTTGGGGGTGACCGGCGTCATGGGTCACCGCAACGTGGCCGAGGCGGTGGCCACCAGCGCGGTGTGCCTCATCGTCGGCACCCGGCTGGCGGTCACCGCGCGCGGCGGCCTGGACGAGGCGCTGGCGGCGGTGCGGACGGTCTCGATCGGTTCGGCGCCGCCGTATCTGCCCTGCACCCACGTGCATACCGATGATCTGCGCGGCTCGCTGCGCGCGCTGACCCATGCGGTTCGCCACCGCGGGCGGCCGGCCGGTCCGCGCATCCCCGGCGCGGGCCGGCCCGCCGAAATGACGCCCCCGCCCTTCACCGGGCCGGGCGTGCGGTACCGCGAGGCCATGGCGGTGCTGGACGATGTCGTGCCCGACGGGTCCGACATCGTGGTCGACGCCGGCAACACCGGCGCCGCGGCCATCCACTACCTCCCGGTGCGACGCGGCGGCAGGTTCGCCGTCGCGCTCGGCATGGGCGGCATGGGCTACAGCTTCGGCGCCGGGATCGGAATGACGTTGGGGCGAGCCAACACTGGCCGCCCGGCCGGCCGCACCGTGGTGATCGCCGGTGATGGCGCGTTCTTCATGCACGGCATGGAGGTGCACACGGCCGTGCAGTACCGGCTACCGATGACGTTCGTGTTGTTCAACAACAACGCGCACGCCATGTGCGTGACCCGCGAGCAGCTGTTCTACGACGACCTGTACAGCTACAACCGGTTTCGTCCCAGCCGGCTCGGCGCCGGCCTGGCGGCGATGTTCCCCGGCCTGGCGGCGGTGGACGTCAGCGACGCCGATGGATTCGCCGCGGCCATGGGCGCGGCGCTCGACATCGACGGCCCGGCGGTGGTCAGTGTCGAGTGCGCCGCCGACGAGATCCCGCCGTTCGCACCATTTCTCACCGCCGCGCCCGCCAAAGGCCGCGGGGTGGACCAGATTTCACTTGCTGAGGAGAACTTGACCAATGTCGCTGCCAGCGCTTGA
- a CDS encoding DUF4389 domain-containing protein, translated as MRGDFDSPSRWLWLVKWCVLAVPHYPILILLYLIYPFSTVAAGVAILCTGRYPRPLFVFNVGVLRWSWRLMNYRFPMNSTDRYPPFTLASRPDYPGDLAVDYPERLKNWAVLVKWLLAIPQVLLCWSMEAPLQVLCVIAALALLFTGTIPRGAFDLLMGMVRWRYRVAVYVSLMRDEYPPFRMDLGAR; from the coding sequence GTGCGAGGCGATTTCGACTCGCCCTCGCGCTGGCTCTGGCTGGTGAAGTGGTGCGTGCTGGCCGTGCCGCACTACCCGATACTGATACTGCTCTACCTGATCTATCCGTTCTCGACCGTGGCGGCCGGAGTGGCCATCCTGTGCACCGGGCGATATCCGCGGCCGCTGTTCGTATTCAACGTCGGCGTGCTGCGCTGGTCGTGGCGGCTGATGAACTACCGCTTCCCGATGAACAGCACCGACAGGTACCCGCCTTTCACGCTGGCGTCTCGGCCCGACTACCCCGGCGATCTCGCGGTCGACTATCCCGAGCGGCTGAAAAACTGGGCGGTGCTGGTGAAGTGGCTGCTGGCCATCCCCCAGGTTCTGCTGTGCTGGTCGATGGAGGCGCCGCTGCAGGTGCTGTGTGTCATCGCCGCGCTGGCGCTGCTGTTCACCGGGACGATCCCACGGGGCGCGTTCGATCTGCTCATGGGCATGGTCCGCTGGCGATACCGGGTGGCGGTGTACGTGTCGTTGATGCGCGACGAATACCCGCCGTTCCGAATGGATTTGGGCGCACGATGA
- a CDS encoding sigma-70 family RNA polymerase sigma factor: MKALFDEHAAVLWRYALRLTGDTSQSEDVVQETLLRAWQHPEVVGDTERSARAWLFTVARNMIIDDRRSARYRNVVGSTDVSGAPEQSTPDEVNAALDRLLIADAMAQLSADHRAVIERSYYRGWTTTQIAADLGIAEGTVKSRLHYAVRALRLTLQELGVTR; the protein is encoded by the coding sequence ATGAAGGCGCTTTTCGACGAACACGCCGCGGTTCTGTGGCGCTACGCGTTGCGCCTGACGGGGGACACGAGCCAGTCCGAGGATGTGGTCCAGGAAACGCTGCTGCGGGCGTGGCAGCATCCCGAAGTCGTCGGGGACACCGAGCGCTCGGCGCGGGCGTGGTTGTTCACCGTCGCCCGCAACATGATCATCGACGATCGGCGCAGCGCGCGGTACCGCAACGTCGTCGGTTCGACCGACGTCTCGGGGGCGCCCGAACAGTCCACGCCGGACGAGGTCAACGCGGCCCTGGACCGGTTGCTGATAGCGGACGCGATGGCCCAGCTGTCCGCCGATCACCGAGCGGTGATCGAACGGTCCTACTACCGCGGTTGGACCACCACGCAGATAGCTGCAGACCTCGGCATCGCCGAGGGAACGGTGAAGTCGCGACTACACTATGCCGTACGGGCGTTGCGACTCACTCTGCAGGAACTTGGGGTTACCCGATGA
- a CDS encoding FAD-dependent oxidoreductase, producing the protein MFGRPLRVLVVGAGVAGISVARGLVGDGHDVTVFERRPDVQAPGGAVTIWSNGETVLNQLGVDMGGAGRLLATVRAVTSHGRPLATLDVTAMVRRLGAPVRMVPRRILLERLLDGFDAERIRCGSPVIAVNRTDVGVCVEFGDGTVADADVVIGADGLHSMVRNCVGAQAAKPTGWCSWQGLATVPEIADSDAALMIIGARGNLGLWPAGGSEVQWWFDLPWSHGFVRPQRPIEMIRSHFAGWSDSVDRVLATLSDDDLAGSPFPHFRHPIPGPGHGPVTLLGDAAHAMPPTLAQGTNQALLDTMVLCKALRDFRGGTNGGADVSAALRWYERTRRRKVMAVSWVASLPVSHGEFVLRPAALISDRLQAGALTTFLRLTSHRRMSAEISRNLGVAATVPSSP; encoded by the coding sequence GTGTTCGGGCGTCCGCTTCGGGTGCTGGTGGTGGGCGCCGGCGTGGCCGGCATCTCCGTCGCCCGCGGCTTGGTGGGGGACGGACATGACGTCACCGTCTTCGAGCGCCGGCCCGACGTGCAGGCGCCCGGCGGTGCGGTGACGATCTGGTCCAACGGTGAGACGGTGCTGAACCAGCTGGGTGTCGACATGGGCGGCGCTGGCCGCCTGCTGGCCACCGTGCGGGCCGTGACGTCCCACGGCCGGCCGCTGGCCACGCTCGACGTCACCGCGATGGTGCGGCGGCTGGGCGCACCCGTGCGGATGGTTCCGCGCCGAATATTGCTGGAACGCCTTCTCGACGGGTTCGACGCCGAGCGCATCCGGTGCGGCTCCCCGGTGATCGCGGTGAACCGTACGGACGTCGGTGTCTGCGTGGAGTTCGGCGACGGCACCGTGGCTGATGCGGACGTGGTGATCGGTGCCGACGGGTTGCACTCGATGGTGCGCAATTGCGTTGGCGCGCAAGCCGCCAAGCCGACCGGCTGGTGCAGTTGGCAGGGGCTTGCCACTGTCCCGGAGATCGCGGATTCCGATGCCGCGCTGATGATCATCGGTGCGCGCGGAAACCTCGGCCTGTGGCCCGCCGGCGGGTCGGAGGTGCAGTGGTGGTTCGACCTGCCGTGGTCGCATGGCTTCGTCCGACCGCAGCGCCCGATCGAGATGATCCGGTCCCACTTCGCCGGATGGTCCGACTCTGTCGACCGGGTGCTCGCGACGCTGAGCGACGACGACCTGGCCGGCTCGCCGTTCCCGCATTTTCGCCATCCGATTCCGGGCCCGGGGCACGGCCCCGTCACGTTGCTCGGCGATGCCGCGCACGCGATGCCGCCCACCCTGGCGCAGGGGACCAACCAGGCGCTGCTCGACACGATGGTTTTGTGCAAGGCGCTGAGGGATTTTCGCGGTGGGACCAACGGCGGCGCCGATGTCTCGGCCGCCCTGCGGTGGTATGAGAGGACCCGTCGACGCAAAGTCATGGCCGTGTCCTGGGTGGCGTCGCTGCCGGTGTCGCACGGTGAGTTCGTGCTGCGACCGGCCGCGCTGATCTCCGACCGGCTGCAGGCCGGCGCGCTGACGACGTTTCTGCGCCTTACGAGTCACCGCCGGATGTCCGCCGAAATCAGCCGAAACTTGGGGGTAGCGGCGACGGTCCCGTCAAGCCCGTGA
- a CDS encoding 3-oxoacyl-ACP synthase III family protein: protein MAKPTVSLIDVSTYLPGDPIPAGYYARFAESDDLRDNVMFRAPKFRHHVGADESSVDMIERAARGLIERHGHDVVAGADVLITHTQVPDMAFYGQGGGIAHRLGMRPSWVLDLNNGGCAAFVLALNVARTLLSAGQGRTALIAIAQNAAGQFFDQPTIRRKAQSAVPGDGAAVGLVALSEHSPILDVECRTYGEYAGEMTLSYDPPRKWWQAGPGEGSIGFTESKITKVLARGNRQVPEVALAVCDRIGLAAKDIDLLVTNQPNRAFLRNWRDALELPPQRHRDTFDECGNLFGAGIPINLDRAIADGQLGAGEVVMMAAFAHAGDFAGAAAVRWGGRD from the coding sequence ATGGCTAAGCCGACCGTCAGCCTGATCGACGTTTCCACCTATCTGCCGGGGGATCCGATTCCCGCCGGCTACTACGCCCGATTCGCCGAATCCGACGACCTGCGCGACAACGTGATGTTCCGCGCTCCGAAGTTTCGCCATCACGTCGGCGCGGACGAGAGCTCGGTCGACATGATCGAGCGTGCGGCCCGGGGCCTGATCGAACGGCACGGCCACGACGTCGTCGCAGGTGCGGACGTGCTGATCACCCACACCCAGGTACCCGACATGGCGTTCTACGGCCAGGGTGGCGGCATCGCGCATCGGCTGGGCATGCGGCCGTCCTGGGTGCTCGACCTGAACAACGGCGGCTGCGCCGCATTCGTGTTGGCGCTCAACGTGGCCCGCACATTGTTGTCCGCGGGCCAGGGCCGCACCGCGCTCATCGCGATCGCACAGAACGCGGCCGGACAATTCTTCGATCAGCCGACCATCCGCCGCAAGGCGCAGTCGGCGGTGCCCGGTGACGGCGCCGCCGTGGGACTGGTCGCGCTGAGCGAACACTCGCCCATCCTGGATGTCGAGTGCCGCACCTACGGCGAGTATGCGGGCGAAATGACGCTGTCCTACGACCCGCCCCGCAAGTGGTGGCAGGCCGGCCCCGGCGAGGGCAGCATCGGTTTCACGGAGAGCAAGATCACCAAGGTGCTGGCCCGCGGCAACCGGCAGGTTCCGGAAGTGGCGCTGGCGGTCTGCGACCGAATCGGGTTGGCCGCCAAGGACATCGACCTGCTGGTCACCAACCAGCCCAACAGGGCGTTTCTGCGCAATTGGCGTGACGCGCTCGAGTTGCCCCCGCAACGTCATCGGGACACCTTTGACGAGTGCGGCAACCTGTTCGGTGCCGGGATCCCGATCAATCTGGACCGCGCGATCGCCGACGGCCAGCTGGGTGCCGGGGAAGTGGTCATGATGGCGGCCTTCGCGCATGCCGGCGACTTCGCCGGCGCCGCCGCGGTGCGCTGGGGCGGACGAGACTGA
- a CDS encoding ABC transporter ATP-binding protein → MTVELCNVVREYRVGGQTVRALDGVSLRLADEQFVSVVGPSGAGKSTLLHVLGALDSPDSGSIAFDGEEIARLSDEQQSRFRHRRVGFIFQFFNLLPTLSAWENVAIPKLLDGVRLGSAKPDAIRLLDRVGLGNRAQHRPAELSGGQMQRVAVARALMMNPPLILADEPTGNLDSATGASILALLAEVAHEEGGGRLVVMVTHNADAAAATDRVITLQDGRVGSDVMAVAG, encoded by the coding sequence ATGACCGTCGAACTTTGCAACGTCGTGCGCGAATACCGGGTCGGCGGTCAAACGGTGCGGGCGCTCGACGGCGTCAGCCTGCGGCTGGCGGACGAGCAGTTCGTGTCGGTCGTCGGACCGTCCGGGGCGGGCAAGAGCACGCTGTTGCACGTGCTCGGCGCCTTGGATTCCCCCGATTCCGGGTCGATCGCCTTCGATGGCGAGGAAATCGCCCGCCTTAGCGATGAACAGCAGTCGCGGTTCCGCCATCGGCGGGTGGGTTTCATCTTTCAGTTCTTCAACCTGCTGCCGACGCTGTCGGCCTGGGAGAACGTGGCGATTCCCAAGCTGCTCGACGGAGTCCGGTTGGGCAGCGCCAAGCCGGACGCGATCCGCCTGCTGGACCGGGTCGGGCTCGGCAACCGGGCGCAGCACCGGCCGGCGGAACTGTCCGGCGGCCAAATGCAGCGGGTCGCGGTCGCGCGTGCCTTGATGATGAACCCGCCGCTGATCCTCGCCGACGAGCCGACCGGAAACCTGGACTCCGCGACGGGCGCGTCCATTTTGGCGCTGTTGGCGGAGGTGGCGCACGAGGAGGGTGGGGGTCGGCTGGTGGTGATGGTGACCCACAACGCCGACGCGGCCGCGGCCACCGACCGGGTGATCACGCTGCAGGACGGTCGCGTCGGTTCGGACGTGATGGCGGTCGCGGGGTGA
- the map gene encoding type I methionyl aminopeptidase, whose amino-acid sequence MNPLARLRSRKVVPQRSAGELDAMAAAGAVVAAALQAVRAAAVSGVSTLSLDEIAESVIRDAGAVPSFLGYHGYPASICASVNERVVHGIPSAAEVLGSGDLVSIDCGAVLDGWHGDAAITFGIGTLDAADEALSQATRESLEAGIAAMVPGNRLTDVSHAIEMGTHAAAARHSRSFGIVEGYGGHGIGRQMHMDPFLPNEGSPGRGPQLAPGSVLAIEPMLTLGTGKTVVLDDQWTVVTTDGSRAAHWEHTVAVTESGPRILTLGA is encoded by the coding sequence ATGAACCCGCTGGCGCGGCTGCGGAGTCGCAAGGTGGTGCCGCAGCGCAGCGCCGGCGAACTCGACGCGATGGCCGCGGCGGGCGCGGTCGTGGCGGCCGCGCTGCAGGCCGTCCGGGCCGCCGCGGTGTCCGGCGTATCGACGCTGAGCCTCGACGAGATCGCCGAATCGGTGATCCGCGACGCCGGGGCGGTGCCGTCGTTCCTGGGCTATCACGGCTACCCGGCATCGATCTGCGCGTCGGTCAACGAGCGGGTGGTCCACGGAATCCCTTCGGCCGCAGAGGTTTTGGGCTCGGGTGACCTGGTATCGATCGACTGCGGCGCCGTGCTGGACGGCTGGCACGGCGACGCCGCAATCACCTTCGGGATCGGGACCCTGGATGCGGCCGACGAAGCGCTGTCCCAGGCCACCAGGGAATCGCTGGAGGCCGGGATCGCCGCGATGGTGCCCGGCAACCGGTTGACCGACGTATCGCACGCCATCGAGATGGGTACGCACGCGGCCGCGGCCCGCCACTCGCGGTCCTTCGGAATCGTCGAGGGATACGGCGGCCACGGCATCGGCCGGCAGATGCACATGGACCCGTTCCTGCCCAACGAGGGCTCGCCAGGGCGCGGGCCGCAGCTGGCCCCCGGGTCGGTGCTGGCCATCGAGCCGATGCTGACGCTGGGAACCGGCAAGACCGTGGTGCTCGACGACCAGTGGACGGTCGTCACCACCGACGGCTCGCGGGCGGCACACTGGGAGCACACCGTCGCGGTCACCGAGTCCGGACCGCGCATCCTGACCCTGGGGGCCTGA
- a CDS encoding anti-sigma factor family protein, protein MDEMNTPVADIGPPEDRYAMWDAAYVLGSLSAAQRREFETHMARCPACREAVADLSGVPALLSQLDRDEVAAIDESGPAPEMSEEMLPSLLAAVRWRRRRTRVVTWVASAAAAAVLAIGVFVGLQAWSSTPAQQVTASAEPMAQVGTSLLTSSVQVTGQHWGTSIALRCVCLAPLNAHHDTLAMVVVGRDGSQTRLATWVAVPGHTATPVGAISTPVDQIAAVQVVAADSGKVLLQRSL, encoded by the coding sequence ATGGATGAAATGAACACGCCGGTGGCCGATATCGGCCCTCCCGAAGACCGCTACGCGATGTGGGATGCCGCATACGTGCTGGGGTCGCTGTCGGCCGCGCAACGCCGCGAATTCGAGACGCACATGGCGCGCTGCCCGGCCTGCCGTGAGGCGGTCGCAGACCTCAGCGGCGTGCCGGCACTGCTTTCGCAACTGGACCGCGACGAGGTGGCCGCGATCGACGAGTCCGGCCCGGCGCCGGAGATGTCCGAGGAGATGCTGCCGTCGTTGCTGGCGGCGGTGCGGTGGCGCCGGCGGCGCACCCGGGTGGTGACCTGGGTGGCCTCCGCCGCGGCGGCCGCGGTGCTGGCGATCGGGGTGTTCGTCGGCCTGCAGGCCTGGTCGTCGACTCCCGCCCAGCAGGTGACCGCGTCGGCCGAGCCGATGGCGCAGGTGGGCACCTCGCTGCTGACCTCCAGCGTCCAGGTCACCGGCCAGCACTGGGGCACATCCATCGCGCTTCGGTGCGTGTGCCTGGCCCCGCTGAACGCGCACCATGACACGCTGGCGATGGTCGTGGTGGGTCGCGACGGCAGCCAAACGCGGCTGGCGACCTGGGTGGCCGTGCCCGGTCACACCGCGACACCCGTGGGCGCGATCTCGACCCCGGTCGACCAGATCGCCGCCGTGCAAGTGGTCGCCGCCGACAGCGGCAAGGTGTTGTTGCAGCGTTCGCTGTAG
- a CDS encoding class I SAM-dependent methyltransferase: MTLRSLAFPYVYRFGQPLFDRLFYHRYRRAALSNANGRLLMLGLGPGTDLMFLPDTVTSVAAVEPAAPFRRMAARLARRRGIAVDLVEGTGESIPFPDNSFESVHAGLVLCSVGDVAATLGEIRRVLVPGGRLVVLEHVRGDGATGRFQDLIAKPWSWLAGGCEPNRRTLEAIAAAGFDTAALRSIRTPVPFPCKPHLQGFATVTRR, from the coding sequence ATGACCCTGCGAAGCCTGGCGTTCCCCTACGTGTACCGATTCGGCCAGCCGCTTTTCGACCGGCTCTTTTACCACCGCTACCGACGGGCGGCGCTGAGTAACGCGAACGGCCGGCTGCTGATGCTCGGGCTGGGGCCGGGAACCGACTTGATGTTTCTGCCCGACACGGTGACGTCGGTCGCCGCCGTGGAGCCCGCGGCGCCGTTCCGGCGGATGGCCGCGAGGCTCGCCCGGCGCCGCGGCATCGCGGTCGACCTCGTCGAGGGAACGGGCGAGTCGATTCCCTTCCCGGACAACTCTTTCGAATCCGTCCACGCCGGGCTGGTGTTGTGCTCGGTCGGCGACGTGGCCGCAACCCTCGGCGAGATCCGGCGGGTGCTGGTGCCCGGCGGCAGGCTCGTGGTCCTCGAGCACGTGCGCGGTGACGGCGCGACCGGCCGGTTCCAGGATCTGATCGCCAAGCCGTGGTCGTGGCTCGCCGGTGGCTGCGAGCCGAACCGGCGCACCCTCGAGGCCATCGCCGCCGCCGGATTCGACACCGCCGCGCTGCGCAGCATCCGAACGCCGGTGCCCTTCCCGTGCAAACCCCATCTGCAGGGATTCGCCACCGTCACTCGACGCTGA
- a CDS encoding FtsX-like permease family protein, which yields MRPGARRGLKLTAAASRLRVFSLRELAVHRRRTFASIAVMAVSATYLVAIFGIFGSITGSVGRLADGIAGVAALEVSGITDGGFPDSILADVAGVPGVATAAPMIRASASTPSGPVLLLGADASTAALGGALKDVVTRPVQALSSTPSGVQAGPRVGYAKGQAFQLGSASVTVTDVLAGKRYEDLNGGHYVLAPLALAQNATGRTGQLDSILITTKRGADPGAVRAAVTAAVHGRAIVAAPSFRAARAGDGVKLMNYMALLGAAVALVVGAFLIYTTMTMAITARRPVISMLRAIGGRRASIVGDMLAEAAVLGLIGGAIGSGMGIVAGHIAIGRLPPAMTQGLEARVQYWLPGYAIPLALAATALTSVAASAMAARQVYKVSPIEALAPVGASAADTVPRWLRIAGGVGAVAVFAVSTPVVTGQRGSYAVVAMAAVLGAEIALGFALTAPIVHATAAMARTFGSFGALAAATIQRAPRRVWATVMTVLIGVLTTVVITGTNADMIRSARDIFAPVTDTDVWVSADPPDSYPTDVLPQGLSAKVAALPGVARVTEGAFGFAVVGGTRVLLDGFSAGSNDALFRALDERVRTEVLAGRGVVLTRILGTTLHVRAGDQLRLQTPHGPRSVTVLALVPFFSTVIGTVGIDLDQMRAWFDRPAATTLQIAAAPGVNRQRLLAGVREAAPAPNHVYDGPTALAGLQAPLRQSMFIANAVWVIVVAVAAVALLNTLTLSVNERRREIGVLRAMGSSRRFTLRMVLAEAAGIGVVGGVLGLALGLTDQWLFSRISDDIMNFEVGFHPSPLALAFTLGALAISLLGSVPPARRAARLSIIEAVSVE from the coding sequence GTGAGGCCCGGGGCGCGGCGCGGCCTCAAGCTCACGGCCGCGGCGAGCAGGCTGCGCGTGTTCAGCCTGCGCGAGCTGGCCGTGCATCGACGCCGCACGTTTGCGTCGATCGCCGTAATGGCGGTCTCGGCAACGTATTTGGTGGCGATCTTCGGCATCTTCGGGTCGATCACCGGGTCGGTGGGCCGGCTGGCCGACGGGATCGCCGGGGTCGCCGCGCTCGAGGTGTCCGGCATCACCGACGGCGGATTCCCCGACTCGATACTGGCCGACGTGGCCGGCGTTCCCGGCGTAGCCACCGCCGCACCGATGATCCGGGCGTCGGCGTCCACACCGTCGGGGCCGGTGCTGCTGCTGGGCGCCGACGCGAGCACCGCCGCCCTGGGCGGCGCCCTCAAGGACGTGGTGACCCGGCCGGTGCAGGCGCTGTCCTCGACGCCGTCCGGCGTTCAGGCCGGACCCCGCGTCGGCTATGCGAAAGGCCAGGCGTTTCAACTGGGTTCGGCGTCGGTCACGGTGACCGATGTGCTCGCGGGCAAGCGATACGAGGACCTCAACGGCGGGCACTACGTGCTTGCGCCACTTGCCTTGGCGCAGAACGCCACCGGCCGCACCGGTCAACTCGACTCGATACTCATCACCACGAAGCGGGGCGCCGACCCCGGCGCCGTCCGCGCCGCGGTCACCGCCGCCGTGCACGGCCGTGCGATCGTCGCGGCCCCGAGCTTTCGGGCGGCCCGCGCCGGCGACGGCGTCAAGCTGATGAACTACATGGCCCTGCTGGGCGCCGCGGTCGCGTTGGTGGTCGGCGCGTTTTTGATCTACACCACGATGACGATGGCGATCACCGCGCGCCGGCCGGTCATCTCGATGCTGCGGGCTATCGGCGGCCGGCGCGCCAGCATCGTCGGCGACATGCTGGCGGAGGCGGCGGTGCTCGGCCTGATCGGCGGGGCAATCGGGTCCGGCATGGGAATTGTGGCGGGCCACATCGCGATTGGGCGCTTGCCCCCGGCGATGACGCAAGGGCTCGAAGCCCGCGTGCAGTATTGGCTGCCCGGTTATGCGATACCGCTGGCGCTCGCGGCGACGGCGCTGACCAGCGTGGCGGCCTCGGCGATGGCGGCGCGGCAGGTGTACAAGGTCTCGCCGATCGAGGCGCTCGCGCCGGTCGGGGCCTCGGCGGCCGACACGGTGCCGCGGTGGCTGCGCATCGCCGGCGGGGTTGGTGCGGTGGCGGTGTTCGCGGTGTCGACGCCGGTCGTCACCGGCCAGCGCGGCAGCTACGCCGTCGTGGCGATGGCCGCGGTGCTGGGCGCCGAGATCGCCCTGGGCTTCGCGCTCACCGCGCCCATCGTCCACGCCACGGCGGCGATGGCGCGCACGTTCGGGTCGTTCGGGGCGCTGGCCGCGGCGACGATCCAGCGTGCGCCGCGCCGGGTGTGGGCGACCGTGATGACCGTGCTCATCGGGGTACTCACCACCGTCGTGATCACCGGCACGAACGCCGACATGATTCGGTCCGCGCGGGACATCTTCGCACCGGTCACCGATACCGACGTGTGGGTGAGCGCGGACCCGCCCGACAGCTACCCCACCGACGTTCTGCCACAGGGGCTTTCCGCGAAGGTCGCCGCGCTTCCCGGCGTGGCGCGCGTGACCGAGGGAGCGTTCGGTTTCGCCGTGGTCGGCGGTACCCGCGTCCTGCTCGACGGGTTTTCCGCCGGCAGCAACGATGCGCTCTTCCGGGCGCTGGACGAACGGGTGCGCACCGAGGTGCTCGCCGGCCGCGGTGTGGTGCTCACGCGGATTCTCGGCACCACTCTGCACGTCCGGGCCGGCGACCAACTGCGGCTCCAAACGCCGCACGGCCCGCGGTCGGTGACCGTGCTGGCCCTGGTGCCGTTCTTCTCGACCGTGATCGGCACCGTCGGAATCGACCTCGACCAGATGCGGGCCTGGTTCGATCGCCCGGCGGCGACGACACTGCAAATCGCCGCGGCCCCGGGGGTGAATCGGCAGCGGCTGCTGGCCGGCGTCCGCGAGGCGGCGCCGGCCCCGAACCACGTGTACGACGGCCCCACCGCGCTGGCGGGGCTGCAGGCCCCGCTGCGTCAGAGCATGTTCATCGCCAACGCGGTGTGGGTCATCGTCGTGGCGGTGGCCGCGGTCGCACTGCTGAACACGCTGACGCTCTCGGTGAACGAACGCCGCCGCGAAATCGGCGTGCTGCGCGCCATGGGATCCAGCCGGCGGTTCACCTTGCGGATGGTGCTGGCGGAGGCGGCCGGAATCGGTGTCGTCGGCGGCGTTTTGGGGCTGGCGCTCGGTCTGACCGACCAGTGGTTGTTCAGCCGCATCAGCGACGACATCATGAATTTCGAAGTCGGCTTTCACCCGAGCCCCCTGGCGCTCGCCTTCACGCTCGGGGCGCTGGCGATCAGCCTGCTCGGCTCGGTGCCACCGGCACGGCGCGCGGCGCGCCTGTCCATCATCGAGGCGGTCAGCGTCGAGTGA